From the genome of Nitrospinota bacterium, one region includes:
- a CDS encoding cobalamin B12-binding domain-containing protein: MDPLMDLALLVQHGENREAVLCAEKLLAESYTVEQVVEAVAKGVAILRNKCTIENFQLLDVLLACRAMTEVVDECVAIKLKQRMDGAAGDYERAAGAPPRKTIVIGTIQGDVHDLGKHVMATLCRFNNLKVVNLGKDVPVENFIVAARKEKADFVGVSSLMSVCLPKIKMIKPALAAQGLEHVKVIGGGSAVQQSSAEMLRLDYLAFDAFDGLDYLCKTV; this comes from the coding sequence AGCATGGCGAGAACAGGGAAGCGGTGCTGTGCGCCGAAAAGCTCCTCGCTGAATCGTACACCGTGGAGCAGGTGGTGGAGGCCGTTGCCAAAGGGGTCGCCATCCTCCGCAACAAATGCACCATAGAGAATTTCCAGCTTTTGGACGTGCTGCTTGCCTGCCGGGCGATGACCGAGGTGGTGGACGAATGTGTGGCGATAAAGCTGAAACAGCGGATGGACGGCGCGGCCGGGGATTATGAGCGCGCCGCCGGGGCGCCCCCGCGTAAAACGATCGTCATTGGAACGATTCAAGGGGACGTGCATGACCTCGGGAAGCATGTGATGGCCACGCTGTGCCGCTTCAACAACCTCAAGGTCGTCAATTTGGGAAAAGACGTTCCGGTTGAAAATTTTATTGTCGCCGCGCGCAAAGAGAAGGCCGATTTTGTCGGTGTTTCCAGTCTCATGAGCGTCTGCCTGCCCAAGATAAAAATGATAAAGCCGGCGTTGGCCGCGCAGGGGCTGGAACATGTAAAGGTCATTGGGGGCGGTTCCGCCGTTCAACAGAGCTCCGCGGAAATGCTGCGGCTCGATTACCTTGCCTTCGACGCTTTCGACGGGCTTGACTATCTTTGTAAGACAGTCTGA